The Candidatus Binataceae bacterium genome includes a region encoding these proteins:
- a CDS encoding radical SAM protein, with protein sequence MFLRQRALERIAREKMLYPRHPGGDIPVCVVYPNRYPLAMANLGFQAIYHIFESDSSVAADRAFLPDDDEIAAMRNSPQQLVSFERGKPLTDFEILAFSISFETDYLNFLTILRLAGIPARRTQRGGRNYPLIVAGGSAVFLNPEPIADFVDLFLIGEGEEMTPEFIAAYRAERHKSTHDAPFLDAMAPVRGAYRPDHFLPSYDGAGRLAGVDHVGPGAGKVERRLLHDLDRYPTSSLILTEESVFGDMYLVEASRGCQWGCRFCAAGFMYRPIRYRSPANLVAESTRGLSERKVIGLVGAEMASVPGVATIAQAVADRGGRLSPSSLKADCISPALAQALARNGNRSVTIAPEAGSERMRKVINKNLTEPEILQAADLLVGEGVSNLKFYFMIGLPEEHDEDVLEIARLTGTLLERMRARKKSVGRVTVSLNPFVPKPWTPFQWDPMEATASLKRKVAMLRAQLGRISGNIELDAESPREAYFQTLISRGDRRVGGILERLEAAGCADAGSIWNELGKLRRGVDGGPHLPNPDSYVTRPYAQDELLPWDFIDHHIDKWFLASERKKAHYAHQTKPCDVTRCTVCGAC encoded by the coding sequence ATGTTTTTGCGTCAACGCGCGCTCGAGCGCATCGCCCGCGAAAAGATGCTCTACCCGCGCCACCCGGGCGGCGACATCCCGGTCTGCGTCGTCTATCCCAATCGCTATCCGCTCGCGATGGCGAATCTGGGCTTTCAGGCCATCTACCATATCTTCGAATCGGATTCGTCAGTCGCCGCCGACCGCGCCTTTCTGCCCGACGACGATGAAATCGCCGCGATGCGCAACAGCCCCCAGCAATTGGTCTCCTTCGAGCGCGGCAAGCCGCTGACCGACTTCGAGATTCTTGCCTTTTCCATCTCGTTCGAGACCGACTATCTCAACTTCCTGACGATTCTGCGGCTGGCCGGAATCCCCGCGCGGCGGACGCAGCGCGGCGGCCGCAATTATCCGCTGATCGTCGCCGGCGGCTCCGCGGTTTTCTTGAACCCCGAGCCGATCGCCGATTTCGTCGATCTCTTCCTGATTGGCGAGGGCGAGGAGATGACGCCCGAATTTATCGCCGCGTATCGGGCAGAGCGGCATAAATCGACGCATGACGCGCCATTTCTCGACGCGATGGCGCCGGTGCGCGGCGCCTACAGGCCCGATCATTTCCTCCCATCCTACGACGGCGCAGGCCGTCTCGCCGGCGTCGATCACGTCGGTCCAGGAGCGGGCAAGGTCGAGCGCCGGCTGCTTCACGATCTCGACCGCTACCCGACCTCCTCGCTGATTCTCACCGAGGAATCGGTCTTCGGCGACATGTACCTGGTCGAAGCGAGTCGCGGATGCCAATGGGGATGCCGCTTCTGCGCCGCAGGCTTCATGTATCGGCCCATCCGTTATCGCAGTCCCGCTAACCTCGTCGCCGAATCAACTCGCGGTCTCAGCGAACGCAAGGTCATCGGCCTTGTTGGCGCTGAGATGGCGTCGGTACCCGGCGTCGCTACGATCGCGCAGGCGGTCGCGGACCGCGGCGGACGCCTCTCACCCTCGTCCCTCAAGGCCGATTGCATCTCGCCCGCTCTCGCGCAGGCGCTGGCGCGCAACGGTAATCGCAGCGTCACGATCGCACCCGAGGCGGGCAGCGAGCGGATGCGTAAAGTTATCAACAAGAATCTGACCGAGCCGGAGATCCTGCAGGCCGCGGATTTGCTGGTAGGCGAGGGTGTCAGTAACTTAAAGTTTTACTTCATGATCGGCCTGCCCGAGGAGCACGACGAAGATGTCCTCGAGATTGCGCGTCTGACCGGCACGCTACTCGAACGCATGCGCGCGAGAAAAAAGTCGGTGGGCCGGGTAACCGTCTCGCTCAATCCCTTCGTGCCGAAGCCATGGACTCCCTTCCAATGGGATCCGATGGAAGCGACGGCGTCGCTGAAGCGCAAGGTCGCGATGCTGCGTGCGCAACTGGGGCGGATTAGCGGAAATATCGAACTGGACGCGGAATCGCCCCGCGAGGCCTACTTCCAGACGTTGATTTCGCGCGGTGATCGGCGCGTGGGCGGAATTCTGGAGCGGCTCGAAGCGGCGGGCTGCGCGGACGCCGGCTCGATCTGGAATGAACTCGGGAAGCTTCGCCGCGGCGTCGACGGCGGGCCGCATCTCCCGAATCCGGATTCCTACGTGACGCGTCCGTATGCGCAGGATGAACTGCTGCCGTGGGACTTTATCGATCATCATATCGATAAGTGGTTCCTCGCGTCGGAGCGCAAGAAGGCCCATTACGCGCATCAGACCAAGCCCTGCGACGTGACCCGCTGCACCGTCTGCGGCGCCTGCTAG
- the sixA gene encoding phosphohistidine phosphatase SixA — protein sequence MILYLLRHAQAGEHLAGRADDARRLTLDGRKRMRQAAAGMRRLGLRFDAILTSPLPRAAETAAIVAKAYDGRPPPQLIEALACRVASADAITALTPLAAREHVMIVGHEPQLSAVASILLTGSPERLRIQLKKGGCLALDLSSGLEAGRAELLWLLTQRQLRRLRK from the coding sequence GTGATCCTCTACCTCCTGCGCCACGCGCAGGCCGGCGAGCACCTCGCCGGTCGCGCCGACGACGCCCGCCGCCTCACCCTCGACGGGCGCAAGCGGATGCGTCAGGCTGCCGCCGGGATGCGCCGCCTCGGCCTGCGCTTCGACGCCATCCTCACGAGCCCGCTCCCGCGCGCCGCCGAGACCGCCGCGATCGTGGCCAAGGCTTACGATGGCCGCCCGCCTCCGCAACTGATCGAAGCGCTCGCCTGCCGCGTAGCCTCCGCCGACGCCATTACAGCGCTCACTCCGCTTGCTGCTCGCGAGCATGTCATGATCGTCGGCCACGAGCCGCAACTGAGCGCCGTCGCCTCGATCCTGCTGACCGGATCACCGGAGCGGCTGCGCATCCAACTCAAGAAGGGCGGCTGCCTCGCACTCGATCTCTCCTCGGGCCTCGAAGCGGGTCGTGCGGAACTCCTCTGGCTCCTGACGCAGCGCCAACTGCGTCGGTTGCGGAAATGA
- a CDS encoding CHAD domain-containing protein has protein sequence MNPGSSRDAQAALARPPQLLLAPGAAAADATAGALAAGAAALRFYEPLARAGDVEAIHQFRVSVRRLRAAVDLLAPLVHGSRLRFYRRELPLLGRAAGAVRDCDALAELIHTNSAALEPQIARGLVPAYQALADRRVAALRALNAFVDSKRYRILLARLAPTLTRTLPASATVLTRAPILLRPVARAAERAGVRLAADSPPTVFHNLRTRLKRMRYAVEMLEPMAGKRTAKTLKKLRALQEELGELQDLVTTSAWLRDFVSGAALPPETLIATGALMQYLNQRRAQVAVHAFRRWKKFAHSAGLSKAMSEIGALARLRHDAASNGAPPRADPIPPPKST, from the coding sequence GTGAATCCGGGGTCATCGCGCGACGCGCAAGCAGCTCTGGCGCGGCCGCCGCAATTGTTGTTGGCGCCCGGTGCCGCCGCCGCCGACGCCACGGCTGGCGCTCTTGCAGCCGGCGCGGCGGCACTCAGGTTCTACGAGCCGCTGGCCCGCGCCGGCGACGTCGAAGCGATCCATCAGTTCCGCGTCAGCGTGCGCCGCCTGCGAGCTGCCGTCGACCTGCTCGCCCCACTGGTGCACGGCTCACGCCTACGCTTTTATCGCCGCGAACTGCCGTTATTGGGTCGCGCTGCCGGTGCGGTGCGCGATTGTGACGCCTTGGCGGAGCTGATTCATACAAACTCGGCCGCGCTCGAACCGCAGATTGCGCGCGGGCTCGTACCGGCCTATCAAGCGCTCGCGGACCGCCGCGTCGCCGCTCTGCGCGCGCTGAACGCGTTCGTTGACTCCAAACGCTACCGGATTCTGCTTGCTCGCCTGGCGCCGACTCTTACCCGCACGCTGCCTGCATCGGCGACCGTTCTGACGCGCGCGCCGATTCTCTTGCGGCCGGTCGCACGCGCTGCCGAACGCGCCGGCGTTCGCCTCGCCGCGGACTCGCCGCCAACGGTTTTTCATAACCTGCGCACGCGGCTCAAGCGGATGCGCTATGCGGTCGAGATGCTGGAGCCGATGGCGGGCAAGCGCACCGCCAAGACACTTAAAAAGCTGCGCGCGCTGCAGGAAGAGCTCGGTGAGCTCCAGGACCTGGTCACCACGAGTGCCTGGTTGCGCGATTTCGTCAGCGGCGCCGCGTTGCCGCCGGAAACCCTGATCGCGACCGGTGCGCTGATGCAATATCTCAACCAGCGCCGCGCACAGGTCGCTGTTCACGCTTTCCGTCGCTGGAAGAAATTCGCGCACAGCGCAGGCCTGAGCAAGGCGATGAGCGAAATTGGCGCGCTCGCGCGCCTCCGCCACGACGCCGCGAGCAACGGCGCACCGCCGCGCGCGGATCCGATTCCGCCGCCCAAATCCACGTGA
- a CDS encoding Ppx/GppA phosphatase family protein — protein MRLAAIDVGSNSLHMIIADVTRDGRIDVIDRVKEMVRLGRRSFTTGRLTDEAMEMAVRTLAYFRRLAKLRRVGRMRAVATSAVREAHNRTEFIQRIRRETGIAVEIISGHDEARLIFDAARHALGLEGGPHLLVDVGGGSVELVLVKDAKPLWLKSVRLGAARLTERFLFDDPPTTAQRKRLHEHLEEEIGGYLRNARKAGVVRAIGTSGTINTLVAMARGARGEELGRLHGASASAAEIAAISAQLLEANAALRADLPGIDAKRADQMAAAGMLADFVLRRSGAQELVACTWAMREGLLLGLLRGNGSGRSTDARRRSVQGLAARFLDDNAHGRHVARLALSLFDATALVLGLNGDARELLEYAALLHDVGHAVDHDRHNRHSYYLIKNAELLGFDQDEIDVIALAARSHRKQGGQLDSSELRGLDAGRRRTVRGLAAILRVADALDRSHFGVVKGLKTRYAPGRMTIEISADPHDGELEIWTCERRTELLEKLLDRRIILQN, from the coding sequence ATGCGGCTGGCCGCCATCGACGTCGGCTCGAACTCGCTCCACATGATCATCGCCGACGTCACCCGCGACGGCCGGATCGACGTCATCGATCGCGTCAAAGAGATGGTCCGCCTCGGCCGCCGCTCCTTCACCACCGGCCGCCTCACCGATGAAGCCATGGAGATGGCGGTGCGGACGCTGGCCTACTTTCGCCGCCTCGCCAAGCTGCGGCGTGTTGGCCGGATGCGCGCCGTCGCCACCAGCGCCGTGCGCGAAGCCCACAATCGCACCGAGTTCATCCAGCGCATCCGGCGCGAGACCGGCATCGCGGTCGAGATTATCTCCGGCCACGACGAGGCCCGCCTGATTTTCGACGCCGCGCGGCACGCGCTTGGGCTCGAAGGCGGACCCCACCTGCTCGTCGATGTCGGCGGCGGCAGCGTCGAACTCGTGCTGGTCAAGGATGCGAAACCGCTGTGGTTGAAGAGCGTCCGGCTCGGCGCCGCCCGCCTGACCGAGCGTTTCCTCTTCGACGATCCGCCGACCACTGCCCAGCGCAAGCGCCTGCACGAGCATCTCGAGGAGGAGATCGGCGGTTACTTGCGCAACGCCCGCAAGGCCGGCGTCGTCCGCGCCATCGGCACCTCAGGCACCATCAACACGCTGGTCGCGATGGCGCGCGGGGCGCGCGGAGAGGAGCTCGGCCGACTGCACGGGGCGAGCGCCTCGGCCGCCGAAATCGCCGCGATCAGCGCTCAGTTGCTTGAAGCCAATGCTGCCTTGCGCGCTGATCTGCCTGGTATCGACGCCAAGCGCGCCGACCAGATGGCCGCCGCTGGAATGCTCGCGGACTTCGTGCTCCGCCGCTCCGGCGCACAGGAGCTGGTCGCCTGCACCTGGGCGATGCGCGAAGGGTTGTTGCTCGGTCTCTTGCGCGGCAATGGGTCCGGCCGCAGTACTGATGCGCGCCGCCGGTCTGTGCAAGGCCTCGCCGCGCGCTTTCTTGACGACAATGCTCACGGCCGCCACGTTGCCCGGCTCGCGCTCAGCCTCTTCGACGCCACCGCTCTCGTCCTCGGGCTCAACGGCGACGCCCGCGAGCTGCTCGAATACGCCGCGCTGTTGCACGATGTCGGCCACGCCGTCGATCACGACCGGCACAATCGACACTCCTATTATTTGATCAAAAATGCCGAGCTGCTCGGTTTCGATCAGGATGAAATCGACGTCATCGCGCTCGCTGCCCGCAGCCATCGCAAGCAGGGCGGCCAGCTCGATTCCAGCGAGTTGCGCGGCCTCGACGCCGGCCGGCGACGCACGGTGCGCGGACTGGCCGCGATTCTGCGGGTGGCCGACGCGCTGGACCGCAGCCACTTCGGTGTGGTCAAAGGGCTCAAGACGCGTTATGCGCCGGGCCGCATGACGATCGAGATTAGCGCCGACCCGCACGACGGCGAACTTGAAATCTGGACCTGCGAACGCCGCACAGAGCTCTTGGAGAAATTGCTCGATCGCCGCATAATCCTGCAGAATTAA
- a CDS encoding alkaline phosphatase family protein, translated as MTRRKSLRAACAAGMLAALMPAEHASAASGISHVLLLSVDGMHALDLVNCANGISGVNGGAPYCPNLAALAKNGLTYTNSSTSKPSDSFPGLMAIVTGGSPRTVGAYYDVAYDRVLAPPLITTGNGLDGGTCTPNVANGTRTEYEEGIDFDQTKLNGGAATGDGGANSIDPRRLERDPFNNCQPVTPNNFVRTNTIFGVAHAAGMHTAWEDKHAAYVAVSGPGNTSNLNDFYGPEINSNSANYIPLPNMTVQNCSPLPDQAAVAAGDDYTGSFQNIQCYDSLKVQGIINQIDGKNHNGSITMPVPNIFGMNFQAVSIGQKLIYQDATTVAPGYSITGGYLDALGTPSPSLFQEISYIDNSIGLMVAELAKQGLSSSTMIVVTAKHGQSPIDPLRFFPIPGHSPLNNGMSPSTLLGSTYLPDSEINQIGPTEDDVSLLWLSPGASLSGALSVLQTPANETAAGIGEIFAGNSLTPIYGVPGLPPNDPRTPDIIVTPNFGVVYTGSKKKLAEHGGFSHDDTNVIMLLSNPSFAARTITIPVQTAQVAPSILHALGLNPRSLRAVQLEGTTVLPLLPF; from the coding sequence TTGACAAGACGTAAAAGTTTGAGGGCGGCGTGCGCCGCCGGGATGCTCGCGGCGCTGATGCCCGCTGAACATGCGTCCGCGGCATCCGGCATCAGTCATGTTCTGCTGCTCAGCGTCGACGGGATGCATGCGCTCGATCTCGTGAACTGTGCGAACGGCATCAGCGGAGTGAATGGGGGCGCGCCTTATTGTCCGAATCTGGCGGCGCTTGCAAAAAACGGTTTGACTTACACCAATAGTTCCACCTCTAAGCCGTCGGACTCGTTTCCCGGCCTGATGGCGATTGTGACCGGTGGCTCGCCGCGCACGGTCGGCGCCTACTATGACGTAGCCTACGATCGCGTGCTCGCCCCCCCGCTGATTACCACCGGCAACGGGCTCGACGGCGGGACCTGCACCCCCAATGTCGCCAATGGCACACGCACCGAATACGAGGAAGGCATCGACTTCGATCAAACCAAGCTCAACGGCGGCGCGGCGACCGGTGATGGCGGTGCCAACTCGATCGATCCGAGGAGACTTGAACGCGACCCCTTCAACAACTGCCAACCGGTTACTCCGAACAACTTCGTCCGCACCAACACCATCTTCGGCGTCGCTCACGCCGCTGGCATGCACACCGCCTGGGAAGACAAGCACGCGGCCTATGTCGCCGTATCGGGGCCTGGCAACACCAGCAATCTCAACGATTTCTATGGGCCGGAGATCAACTCGAATTCCGCCAATTATATCCCGTTGCCGAATATGACCGTGCAGAACTGCAGCCCGTTGCCCGACCAGGCAGCGGTGGCGGCTGGCGATGACTACACCGGTAGCTTCCAGAACATCCAGTGCTACGACAGCCTCAAGGTCCAGGGCATCATCAACCAGATCGACGGCAAGAACCACAACGGCAGCATCACAATGCCCGTGCCGAATATCTTCGGCATGAACTTCCAGGCCGTTAGCATTGGCCAGAAGTTGATTTACCAGGATGCGACCACGGTGGCGCCGGGCTACAGCATCACCGGCGGTTATCTGGACGCGCTCGGCACTCCGAGTCCATCACTGTTTCAGGAGATCTCGTATATCGACAACTCGATTGGCCTCATGGTCGCCGAGCTCGCCAAGCAGGGCCTCTCGAGCTCGACCATGATCGTCGTTACCGCCAAGCACGGCCAATCGCCAATCGACCCCCTGCGCTTCTTCCCGATCCCCGGCCACAGCCCGTTGAACAACGGGATGTCACCGTCGACGCTGCTCGGCAGCACGTATCTGCCGGATTCGGAGATCAACCAGATCGGACCGACCGAAGACGATGTATCGCTGCTTTGGCTCTCGCCTGGCGCTAGCCTTTCGGGTGCGCTGTCAGTGCTACAAACTCCCGCGAACGAGACCGCGGCAGGCATCGGCGAGATTTTCGCCGGCAACTCACTGACGCCAATCTACGGCGTTCCGGGCCTGCCGCCGAATGATCCGCGTACGCCGGACATCATCGTCACGCCGAATTTCGGCGTGGTTTATACCGGCAGCAAGAAGAAACTCGCGGAGCACGGCGGGTTTTCGCATGACGACACCAACGTGATCATGCTGCTCTCGAACCCGAGCTTTGCGGCCAGGACGATCACGATTCCGGTGCAGACGGCGCAGGTCGCACCGAGCATCCTCCACGCGCTCGGCTTGAATCCGCGTTCGCTGCGCGCGGTGCAGCTTGAGGGCACCACGGTGCTGCCGCTGCTGCCGTTCTGA
- a CDS encoding ROK family protein has protein sequence MKIAAIKPAKAKAETLLPRTLAVDIGGSGIKTIVLDPYGAPITERNRIATPPRATPDQVLGVIAKLAAAQGPFERVSAGFPGVIKNGATFTATNLGKGWIGFQLAKAVSESLGRPARVANDADIQGLGVISGHGVELVITLGTGLGSVLFVDGHRIHIELSHHPFRKGLSYEDELGKRALKSGGGKKWNKRLLEAITLLKQTFIYDRFYIGGGNTKFITIKLPPEVTIVSNESGLLGGIKLWEDSSGADSQSNRAAPTAVLDAPGSSAENPPVD, from the coding sequence ATGAAGATTGCTGCGATCAAGCCCGCCAAGGCCAAAGCCGAAACTCTGCTGCCCCGCACGCTCGCCGTCGATATCGGCGGCAGCGGGATCAAAACGATCGTGCTCGATCCCTACGGCGCCCCCATCACCGAGCGCAACCGGATCGCGACGCCGCCGCGCGCCACTCCGGATCAGGTGCTCGGTGTCATCGCCAAGCTGGCCGCCGCGCAAGGCCCCTTTGAACGGGTCTCGGCCGGCTTTCCCGGTGTGATCAAGAACGGCGCGACCTTTACGGCGACTAACCTCGGTAAAGGCTGGATCGGCTTCCAGCTCGCGAAAGCCGTTAGCGAATCGCTCGGCCGTCCCGCGCGCGTCGCCAACGACGCCGACATTCAAGGACTGGGGGTCATCAGCGGACACGGCGTCGAACTAGTCATTACGCTCGGCACTGGCTTGGGTTCGGTGCTGTTCGTCGACGGCCACCGGATTCATATCGAGCTCTCCCATCACCCGTTTCGTAAGGGGCTCTCCTATGAGGACGAGCTTGGCAAGCGCGCCCTCAAATCCGGCGGCGGTAAAAAATGGAACAAGCGCCTGCTGGAGGCGATCACCCTGCTCAAGCAGACTTTCATCTATGATCGGTTCTATATTGGCGGCGGCAACACCAAGTTCATCACGATCAAGCTGCCGCCGGAGGTGACGATCGTCAGCAACGAGTCGGGCCTGCTTGGCGGAATCAAGCTCTGGGAGGATTCATCCGGCGCTGATTCCCAATCGAACCGCGCTGCGCCCACCGCGGTACTCGACGCGCCCGGCTCCTCGGCTGAAAATCCGCCCGTAGACTGA
- the fdhD gene encoding formate dehydrogenase accessory sulfurtransferase FdhD yields MDDSIPMTSAIKDHPALKWRDGRGVCADEHLAVEEPLEIRLGGRRFTLTMRTPGHDEELIAGFLLAEGFIAARGEIDEMRRVRTADGGSEPNVLDVILRVPAARLRERLKRNFTISSSCGVCGKTSIEALQRRLEPLRRGLRISNETVLRLPPIMRKTQDVFTATGGLHAAALFTAGDDAPALVVLREDVGRHNAVDKVIGYALMHDLIPLDRAVVMVSGRLSFEIVQKTAAAGVPILCAVSAPSSLAVELADEAGMTLIGFVREAGFNVYTHRERILV; encoded by the coding sequence ATGGACGACTCGATTCCGATGACCAGCGCAATCAAAGATCATCCGGCGTTGAAGTGGCGCGACGGCCGCGGCGTATGCGCCGACGAGCATCTCGCCGTCGAGGAGCCGCTCGAAATCCGCCTTGGTGGCCGCCGCTTCACCCTCACGATGCGCACCCCCGGCCACGACGAAGAACTCATCGCCGGTTTTCTTCTCGCCGAGGGCTTTATCGCCGCGCGCGGCGAGATCGACGAGATGCGCCGCGTCCGCACCGCCGACGGCGGCTCCGAGCCCAACGTCCTCGACGTCATCCTGCGCGTTCCCGCGGCCAGGCTGCGCGAGCGCCTGAAGCGCAATTTCACTATCTCGTCGAGTTGCGGCGTCTGCGGCAAGACCAGCATCGAGGCGCTCCAGCGCCGACTCGAGCCCTTGCGCCGCGGCCTTCGCATCTCCAATGAAACGGTTCTGCGCCTGCCGCCGATCATGCGCAAGACTCAGGACGTCTTCACTGCGACCGGGGGTTTGCACGCCGCCGCGCTGTTTACTGCTGGTGACGATGCGCCCGCGCTCGTCGTTCTCCGTGAGGACGTCGGCCGCCATAATGCTGTCGATAAAGTGATCGGCTACGCGCTGATGCATGACCTAATTCCGCTCGATCGCGCTGTCGTCATGGTCAGCGGCCGCTTGAGTTTCGAGATCGTTCAAAAGACCGCCGCCGCCGGCGTCCCGATTCTCTGTGCGGTCTCGGCCCCGTCATCGCTGGCGGTCGAGCTCGCCGACGAAGCCGGCATGACCCTGATCGGCTTCGTGCGCGAAGCCGGCTTCAACGTCTATACCCATCGCGAGCGTATTTTGGTTTAA
- a CDS encoding formate dehydrogenase subunit delta: MELHHLIKMANEIGGFFAQMPDHDEAQTAIAGHLRNFWDPRMRRQLIDYACRDGADLTAIVRAAVLALDTPAQPA; this comes from the coding sequence ATGGAGCTGCATCACTTGATCAAGATGGCCAACGAGATCGGCGGCTTTTTTGCGCAGATGCCCGACCACGACGAGGCGCAAACCGCGATCGCGGGCCATCTGCGCAACTTCTGGGACCCGCGGATGCGCCGCCAGTTGATCGATTACGCCTGCCGCGACGGCGCGGATTTGACTGCGATCGTCCGCGCTGCCGTCCTCGCCCTCGACACTCCTGCGCAGCCGGCTTGA